The following are encoded in a window of Magnetospirillum sp. 15-1 genomic DNA:
- a CDS encoding pyridoxine 5'-phosphate synthase: MTRLRLGVNIDHVATIRNARGGHHPDPVRAAHMAAAAGADGITAHLREDRRHISDRDMERLANEITLPLNFEMAATEEMVAIALRHRPHAACIVPERREERTTEGGLDAVGQFDSLRPLVGRLVDAGIRVSMFIEANPKQLDASKALGAPVIELHTGAYCDAEGAERDREFARIQAAAAHAEAIGLECHAGHGLSYDTVKPVAAIPSIMELNIGHFLVGEAIFIGLDASIRHMRRLMDEARGS; encoded by the coding sequence ATGACCCGCCTGCGCCTCGGCGTCAACATCGACCACGTCGCCACCATCCGTAACGCCCGCGGCGGGCATCATCCCGATCCGGTACGGGCCGCCCACATGGCCGCCGCCGCCGGGGCGGACGGCATCACGGCGCATCTGCGCGAGGACCGGCGCCACATCTCCGACCGCGACATGGAGCGGCTGGCCAACGAGATCACCCTGCCGCTCAACTTCGAGATGGCGGCCACCGAGGAGATGGTGGCCATCGCGCTGCGCCACCGGCCGCACGCCGCCTGCATCGTTCCCGAGCGCCGCGAGGAGCGCACTACCGAGGGCGGCCTCGACGCGGTCGGCCAGTTCGACAGCCTGAGGCCGCTGGTCGGGCGGCTGGTCGACGCCGGCATCCGGGTTTCCATGTTCATCGAGGCCAATCCGAAGCAGTTGGATGCCTCCAAGGCCCTGGGCGCGCCGGTGATCGAACTGCACACCGGCGCCTATTGCGACGCCGAGGGAGCCGAGCGCGACCGCGAGTTCGCCCGCATCCAGGCGGCGGCCGCCCATGCCGAGGCCATCGGCCTCGAATGCCATGCCGGCCACGGCCTGTCCTACGACACGGTCAAGCCGGTGGCGGCCATCCCCTCCATCATGGAATTGAATATCGGCCACTTCCTGGTGGGCGAGGCCATCTTCATCGGTCTCGACGCCTCCATCCGCCACATGCGCCGCCTGATGGACGAGGCGCGGGGAAGCTAG
- the rnc gene encoding ribonuclease III: MAGAVADLQVVLGHVFGRPELLTQALTHPSMQQGRRSKTSDPYERLEFLGDRVLGLVVAEMLFNRFPAEAEGALARRHAALVRREAVARVANEIGLGRHLVLAKGEDDAGGRGNPGILADACEAVIGALYADAGFAMAATFVRSRWESLMEEALAPPKDAKTGLQEWAQGRGKPLPAYRVLGQEGPPHEPIFLIEVSVEGVGSAVGRGASKRVAEQAAAGALLEQVMS, translated from the coding sequence ATGGCCGGTGCCGTCGCCGATCTTCAAGTGGTCCTCGGGCACGTCTTCGGACGGCCCGAGCTTCTGACCCAGGCCCTGACCCATCCGAGCATGCAGCAGGGCCGCCGCTCCAAGACCTCGGACCCTTACGAGCGTCTGGAATTCCTGGGCGACCGCGTCCTGGGGCTGGTGGTGGCCGAGATGCTGTTCAACCGCTTTCCCGCCGAGGCCGAAGGGGCCCTGGCGCGGCGCCATGCCGCCCTGGTCCGCCGCGAGGCCGTGGCCCGCGTCGCCAATGAAATCGGCCTGGGGCGCCATCTGGTGCTGGCCAAGGGCGAGGACGACGCCGGCGGGCGCGGTAATCCCGGTATCCTGGCCGATGCCTGCGAGGCGGTGATCGGCGCCCTTTATGCCGATGCCGGTTTCGCGATGGCGGCGACCTTCGTGCGGTCGCGCTGGGAATCTTTGATGGAAGAGGCGCTGGCCCCGCCCAAGGACGCCAAGACCGGATTGCAGGAATGGGCGCAGGGACGCGGCAAGCCGCTGCCCGCCTATCGCGTGCTGGGCCAGGAAGGTCCGCCGCACGAGCCGATTTTCCTGATAGAGGTCAGTGTCGAAGGTGTAGGCTCGGCCGTGGGCCGCGGTGCCTCCAAACGGGTGGCGGAGCAGGCGGCAGCCGGCGCGCTGCTGGAACAGGTGATGTCATGA
- a CDS encoding nuclear transport factor 2 family protein, with translation MNIESFMQGYKTAWERRDPSMFAALFHAEGRYHNTPFQVQHGTAELVEYWKRVQLQEDVHVAYEILASQEGGGIAHWHVTYQVASEELFQIWAKSTGTGLPNRKPGDPLPRMVLDGVLQATFTGDKCAEARIWWHSQPQAT, from the coding sequence ATGAACATCGAGAGCTTCATGCAGGGCTACAAGACGGCCTGGGAACGGCGCGATCCGAGCATGTTCGCGGCCCTTTTCCATGCCGAGGGGCGCTACCACAACACCCCCTTCCAGGTTCAGCACGGTACGGCCGAACTGGTCGAGTACTGGAAGCGGGTGCAGCTTCAAGAGGACGTCCATGTCGCCTACGAAATCCTGGCGAGCCAGGAAGGGGGCGGCATCGCCCACTGGCACGTCACCTATCAGGTCGCGTCCGAGGAGCTGTTCCAGATCTGGGCCAAGTCGACCGGCACCGGCCTGCCGAACCGCAAGCCGGGCGACCCGCTGCCCCGCATGGTGCTGGACGGCGTTCTCCAGGCCACCTTCACCGGCGACAAGTGCGCCGAGGCGCGCATCTGGTGGCACAGCCAGCCGCAGGCGACCTAG
- the era gene encoding GTPase Era gives MNEVPETDQRCGFVAVVGAPNAGKSTLVNALVGTKVSIVSPKVQTTRFRVMGIAMVDEAQVVLVDTPGIFQPKKRLERAMVAAAWGGTNDADHICLLIDAARGYDDESRAIVEKLKETKRQAILVLNKVDLVKRDKLLGLTAQLDAEGIFADVFMISALKGDGIKDLLAHLGKLVSPGPWMFPEDQVSDLPQRLLAAEITREKAFIALYQELPYSLHVETEKWEEKEDGSARIDQVIYVERESQKPIVLGKGGRQIKAIGAAARQELEELLERRVHLFIHIKVREDWSEKRGHYSEIGLDFDS, from the coding sequence ATGAATGAAGTTCCCGAAACCGACCAGCGCTGCGGCTTCGTGGCGGTGGTGGGCGCTCCCAATGCCGGCAAGTCCACCCTGGTCAACGCCCTGGTGGGCACCAAGGTTTCCATCGTCTCGCCCAAGGTACAGACCACCCGCTTCCGGGTGATGGGCATCGCCATGGTCGACGAGGCCCAGGTGGTCCTGGTGGACACCCCCGGCATCTTCCAGCCCAAGAAGCGCCTGGAGCGCGCCATGGTGGCCGCCGCCTGGGGCGGCACCAACGATGCCGACCACATCTGCCTGCTGATCGACGCGGCCCGGGGCTATGACGACGAATCCCGGGCCATCGTCGAGAAGCTGAAGGAGACCAAGCGTCAGGCCATCCTGGTGCTCAACAAGGTGGATCTGGTCAAGCGCGACAAGCTGCTGGGCCTGACCGCCCAACTGGACGCCGAGGGCATCTTCGCCGACGTCTTCATGATCAGCGCGCTGAAGGGTGACGGCATCAAGGACCTGCTGGCCCATCTGGGCAAGCTGGTGTCGCCCGGCCCATGGATGTTCCCCGAGGATCAGGTTTCCGACCTGCCGCAGCGCCTGCTGGCCGCCGAGATCACCCGCGAGAAGGCCTTCATCGCGCTGTACCAGGAGCTTCCTTACTCCCTGCATGTGGAGACCGAGAAGTGGGAGGAGAAGGAAGACGGCTCCGCCCGCATCGATCAGGTGATCTATGTCGAGCGCGAAAGCCAGAAGCCCATCGTGCTGGGCAAGGGCGGCCGCCAGATCAAGGCCATCGGCGCCGCCGCCCGCCAGGAGCTGGAGGAACTGCTGGAACGCCGCGTCCATCTGTTCATCCACATCAAGGTGCGCGAGGACTGGTCGGAAAAGCGCGGCCATTACTCAGAGATCGGCCTGGATTTCGATTCATGA
- the acpS gene encoding holo-ACP synthase codes for MIIGLGNDLVDIRRIEDSLERFGERFVAKVFTEAERAKAESRPKLRAATYAKRFAAKEALVKALGKEGVGWRDMEVTNDGEGRPGLTLTGGAAALLARRIPAGMRAHLHLSLSDEYPLAQAVVIIEALPA; via the coding sequence ATGATCATCGGTCTCGGCAACGATCTGGTGGATATCCGCCGCATCGAGGACAGCCTGGAGCGGTTCGGCGAGCGCTTCGTCGCCAAGGTGTTCACCGAGGCCGAGCGGGCCAAGGCCGAAAGCCGGCCGAAGCTGCGCGCCGCCACCTACGCCAAGCGCTTCGCCGCCAAGGAGGCGCTGGTTAAGGCGCTGGGCAAGGAGGGCGTCGGCTGGCGCGACATGGAGGTGACCAATGACGGCGAGGGGCGTCCCGGCCTCACCCTGACCGGCGGCGCGGCGGCCCTTCTGGCGCGGCGGATTCCCGCCGGAATGCGCGCCCATCTGCACCTCTCGCTCTCCGACGAATACCCCCTGGCCCAGGCCGTAGTGATCATCGAAGCCCTGCCGGCTTGA
- the recO gene encoding DNA repair protein RecO, producing MEWDDDAVVLAVRRHGETGAVASLLTRTHGRHAGLVHGGQSKTNRPILQPGNLVRARWTARLPEQLGNFRLEMLHAYGAAFLDDAGRLSALGAACALVEVALAERQPHPACHAALVALLHALEAESWPSVYVHFELALLRDLGFGLDLSACAATGRTDELAWVSPKTGRAVSRAAGEPYRDKLLALPAFLIEGGEGEGAAIREGLELTGFFLQRHVLDLRHAVLPAARGRLISRLG from the coding sequence ATGGAATGGGATGACGACGCCGTCGTGCTGGCGGTGCGCCGCCATGGCGAAACCGGCGCCGTCGCCTCCCTGCTGACCCGTACCCACGGACGCCATGCCGGTCTGGTGCATGGCGGACAGTCCAAGACCAACCGCCCCATCCTGCAGCCCGGAAACCTGGTGCGCGCCAGGTGGACCGCCCGCCTGCCCGAGCAGTTGGGTAATTTCCGTCTGGAAATGCTGCATGCCTACGGGGCGGCGTTCCTTGACGACGCCGGACGGCTCTCCGCCCTGGGCGCGGCCTGCGCCCTGGTGGAGGTCGCCCTGGCCGAGCGCCAGCCCCATCCCGCCTGCCATGCCGCCCTGGTGGCCTTGCTGCATGCCCTGGAGGCGGAGTCCTGGCCCAGCGTCTATGTGCACTTTGAATTGGCGCTGCTGCGCGATTTGGGCTTCGGCCTCGATCTTTCGGCCTGCGCCGCCACCGGCCGGACAGACGAACTGGCCTGGGTCAGCCCCAAGACCGGCCGCGCCGTATCACGGGCGGCGGGCGAACCCTATCGCGATAAGCTGCTGGCTCTGCCCGCCTTCCTGATCGAGGGCGGGGAGGGAGAGGGGGCTGCCATCCGCGAGGGGCTGGAACTGACCGGCTTCTTCCTGCAGCGCCACGTGCTCGATCTCCGCCACGCGGTCCTGCCGGCGGCGCGGGGCAGATTGATCAGCCGGTTGGGCTGA
- the lepB gene encoding signal peptidase I, translating to MSKGKSGGMGETIRTIVYAMLIAGGVRTLAFEPFNIPSGSMIPSLLIGDYLFVSKYAYGYSRYSMPFGVGPGGGRIMERLPERGDVIVFKKPPENKIDYIKRVVGLPGDRIQVKGGILHINGTAVDRKRIEDFVERDRDGNILRAPQYIETLPNGRKHRIIEFLGDNGPADNTMEYVVPAGHYFMMGDNRDNSADSRFLSEVGYVPAENFVGRAEILFFSGDGSAALWEVWRWPWAIRYSRLLQGIE from the coding sequence ATGTCTAAAGGCAAGTCGGGCGGAATGGGCGAGACGATCCGCACCATCGTCTACGCCATGCTGATCGCCGGAGGTGTCCGCACCCTGGCCTTCGAGCCCTTCAACATTCCCTCGGGGTCCATGATCCCCAGCCTGCTGATCGGCGATTATCTGTTCGTCTCCAAGTACGCCTATGGCTACTCGCGCTATTCCATGCCGTTCGGCGTCGGGCCGGGCGGCGGGCGGATCATGGAGCGGCTGCCCGAGCGCGGCGACGTGATCGTCTTCAAGAAGCCGCCGGAAAACAAGATCGACTACATCAAGCGGGTGGTCGGCCTGCCCGGTGACCGTATCCAGGTGAAGGGCGGCATCCTGCACATCAACGGCACCGCCGTGGACAGGAAGCGCATCGAGGACTTCGTCGAGCGCGACAGGGACGGCAACATCCTGCGCGCCCCGCAATACATCGAGACGCTGCCCAACGGCCGCAAGCACCGGATCATCGAGTTCCTGGGCGATAACGGCCCCGCCGACAACACCATGGAATACGTGGTGCCCGCCGGCCATTACTTCATGATGGGCGACAACCGCGACAATTCGGCGGATTCCCGTTTCCTGTCCGAGGTAGGCTATGTCCCGGCCGAGAACTTCGTCGGCCGCGCCGAAATCCTGTTCTTCTCGGGCGACGGCAGCGCGGCGCTGTGGGAAGTATGGCGCTGGCCCTGGGCCATCCGCTATTCCCGCCTGCTGCAGGGAATCGAGTAG